A single region of the Chryseobacterium sp. 6424 genome encodes:
- a CDS encoding Mur ligase family protein, which translates to MLKSTANLSTGGTATDVTDEIHPENRFMAERIAATVGLDICGIDVIAPDISTPLSQNGGAVIEVNAAPGFRMHLSPSNGTPRNPAREVVDMLIPPGTESRIPIFSVTGTNGKTTTTRLLAHLTQQCGYTTGYTTTDGVYINQHQINSGDCSGPSSASLLLRDPMVEFAVLETARGGLLRAGLAFDQCDVGIVTNVQEDHLGLCDIHTLEELAEVKATVPRTVKATGYAVLNAEDPHCVKMAGELNCQVAYFSMEHDHPVLLEHLELGGIAAYIKDPLVILERNKVQTELAKVADIPLTMNGSAVFMTANILAAAAAAFAYGFSPEQIRQSFMSFRPCSETTPGRMNLHEFGNFSVLVDYAHNPHGMRAIQQYLSHITAKRKIGIISGVGDRRDDDIAEMARLGAEMFDYLIIRQEHDLRGRTLEEMHRLMTTVLAETHPQLKYTLIPDEAKAIKHAMEMAGCGDFIVALCDDYRHVTDIIESYRKSKATISTEETLDYLN; encoded by the coding sequence ATGCTGAAATCCACCGCCAACCTTAGTACAGGCGGCACCGCTACTGATGTGACAGATGAAATACATCCTGAAAACCGTTTTATGGCCGAACGAATCGCAGCCACAGTTGGCCTCGACATTTGTGGAATTGATGTGATAGCGCCTGACATCAGCACCCCATTATCTCAAAATGGTGGTGCGGTGATAGAGGTGAATGCGGCACCCGGCTTCCGTATGCATCTGTCGCCCAGCAACGGCACCCCCAGAAATCCAGCGCGTGAGGTCGTTGACATGCTCATTCCTCCAGGCACGGAAAGCCGAATCCCTATCTTCTCAGTAACCGGAACCAATGGTAAGACCACCACTACCCGCCTGCTCGCTCACCTTACGCAGCAGTGCGGTTATACTACGGGATATACCACTACCGACGGGGTTTACATCAATCAGCATCAAATAAATTCTGGGGATTGCTCGGGACCATCCAGCGCATCATTGCTGCTGCGCGACCCAATGGTAGAATTTGCGGTACTTGAAACTGCGCGCGGAGGTTTGTTGCGTGCGGGCCTGGCCTTCGACCAATGTGATGTAGGCATCGTCACGAATGTACAGGAAGACCATTTGGGACTTTGTGATATTCATACGCTGGAAGAATTGGCGGAAGTAAAAGCTACGGTTCCACGAACGGTAAAAGCAACAGGTTATGCGGTACTGAATGCGGAAGATCCACATTGTGTGAAAATGGCTGGTGAACTGAACTGTCAAGTTGCTTATTTCAGTATGGAGCATGATCATCCAGTGCTGCTCGAACATCTGGAGCTTGGTGGTATAGCTGCCTATATCAAAGATCCCCTTGTGATATTGGAAAGGAATAAAGTGCAAACCGAATTGGCGAAAGTGGCTGACATACCACTTACGATGAACGGTTCCGCTGTCTTCATGACTGCAAACATATTGGCGGCCGCGGCCGCGGCATTCGCCTATGGATTTTCACCGGAGCAGATCCGGCAGTCTTTCATGAGTTTCCGACCGTGCTCGGAAACAACGCCGGGCAGAATGAATCTTCATGAATTCGGGAACTTCTCGGTACTCGTAGATTATGCACACAATCCGCACGGCATGCGAGCGATACAACAGTACTTGAGCCATATCACCGCCAAGAGAAAGATTGGCATCATTTCAGGTGTCGGCGACCGACGTGACGATGATATTGCAGAAATGGCCAGATTGGGTGCAGAAATGTTCGATTATCTTATTATCCGTCAGGAACATGACCTGCGTGGCCGCACGCTCGAGGAAATGCACCGCCTGATGACCACAGTGCTTGCGGAAACGCACCCCCAACTGAAATATACCTTGATCCCTGATGAGGCCAAAGCCATAAAACATGCGATGGAGATGGCCGGGTGTGGCGATTTCATTGTCGCCCTGTGCGATGATTACCGCCATGTCACCGACATTATTGAATCTTACCGAAAAAGCAAAGCAACCATTTCTACAGAAGAAACTTTGGATTATCTTAACTAA
- a CDS encoding cyanophycinase, producing the protein MRGKLLIIGGNEDKSGHEQEFSESNILKRFIDESRKGNKSKIEIITAAASIPEEVAEDYLEAFGKLKAKNVGVMIMQNREEADHPDILERLRNADAVFVTGGDQLRLTSVLGGSKFYQILKEKLNEPDFIYAGTSAGAAAASESMVLNGTSEEAPYKGKVHTSTGFAFVEDVIFDTHFISRGRIGRLFEIIVSNPKILGVGLEENTALLVHRNKMEAVGPGCLIIIDGQHIIQSNLNDVEEGAPLSIENMVLHLMSEHDIFDLKTRKLKIINPPEEEI; encoded by the coding sequence ATGAGAGGCAAATTATTGATTATCGGTGGCAATGAAGATAAAAGCGGCCACGAGCAGGAATTTTCAGAAAGCAACATCTTAAAAAGATTCATTGATGAAAGCCGGAAAGGCAATAAATCGAAAATAGAAATCATCACCGCCGCTGCCAGCATTCCTGAAGAAGTCGCTGAGGATTATCTGGAAGCCTTTGGCAAATTGAAGGCTAAAAACGTAGGCGTCATGATCATGCAGAACCGTGAAGAAGCCGACCACCCAGACATACTTGAAAGACTACGGAATGCAGATGCGGTCTTCGTTACCGGTGGTGACCAACTTCGGCTCACCTCGGTACTTGGAGGATCCAAATTCTACCAAATTTTAAAAGAAAAACTTAATGAACCCGATTTTATATATGCAGGGACCTCCGCCGGCGCTGCAGCCGCTTCGGAAAGTATGGTGTTGAACGGCACAAGTGAAGAGGCTCCCTACAAAGGAAAAGTACATACTTCAACCGGTTTCGCTTTCGTGGAGGATGTGATTTTCGATACGCATTTCATCAGCCGTGGCAGGATTGGCCGTCTGTTTGAGATCATTGTCAGCAACCCAAAGATATTAGGCGTAGGGCTTGAAGAGAATACGGCGTTGCTTGTCCACCGCAATAAGATGGAAGCTGTAGGCCCCGGATGTCTGATCATAATAGACGGACAGCACATCATACAAAGCAACCTCAACGATGTAGAAGAAGGCGCACCGCTTTCGATTGAAAACATGGTACTTCACCTGATGAGTGAGCATGACATATTTGACCTGAAAACACGGAAATTAAAAATCATCAATCCCCCGGAAGAAGAGATTTAA
- a CDS encoding SH3 domain-containing protein, with protein MKTFLYYAAVMKTALPLALMAVNMLPATPFLDKPYIPNGGVRHLDSIKTKMYGQQQNLDMYHVIRNKKNASKNRINIVNVKNGYLVTKYDRVNIRKQPNMSAEIVCNLRQDTKLIFLERHVSWYKVKVPRTGQIGFIHQYMVK; from the coding sequence ATGAAAACTTTTTTATACTACGCAGCGGTAATGAAAACCGCACTGCCCTTGGCGCTGATGGCGGTAAACATGCTACCCGCCACCCCATTTCTGGATAAGCCATATATACCAAATGGCGGTGTTAGGCACCTTGATTCTATAAAAACGAAGATGTACGGCCAGCAGCAAAACCTGGATATGTATCATGTCATCAGAAACAAAAAAAATGCATCAAAAAATCGAATCAATATAGTTAATGTAAAAAATGGTTATCTGGTGACGAAATACGACCGTGTAAATATCAGAAAACAGCCCAACATGAGTGCCGAAATTGTATGTAATCTTCGGCAGGATACCAAACTTATTTTTCTTGAAAGACATGTGTCTTGGTATAAAGTTAAGGTACCACGCACGGGACAGATCGGTTTCATACATCAATACATGGTAAAATAA
- a CDS encoding endonuclease: protein MRIKLSFLVSVVSCLLYAQSAPSYYSGVNFTKKGNALKEDLANLITNTHSKVISYSELQTLMKTSDVDPSNSSNLLLIYGSEASGTHQRSRPKGGSWNREHVYAKSKGTPNLGTSGPGADGHHLRPADTSLNSTRGSLLFDDGAGAKAYKTSRGGWFPGDEWKGDVARILMYMYVRYNSRALPLNITMNPSTYSSDFPDILLKWNVEDPVSAFEIQRNNVVAQTQKNRNPFIDNPYLATAIWGGPTAQNNWPDTFSGGTAGDTEAPTAPTQLTVTAKAQTSVSLSWKASTDNLALGSYEVYVNGLPNITVFGTEATVTGLAPATSYTFYVIASDTSGNRSAASNVAEATTTAPPTGVGTTCGTEDFNNVSGSSSSYSDKSWNNNGINWTATSARNDSPVYIDGSQAICIRNGTLKSSVISGGIGTLSVKTYLPFSDTSATYTLKINGVEKGKITATKTAQTVTVANINVAGDFTIELVADNSSGVRMSIDDLSWTCFSALSTDQSAVKSNKIKIHPNPVRNSEFSISGIGNKETVSVYSLSGQLLQRFDNVNNQQKIVLKKLAKGVYFVTTKTQSAKLIID from the coding sequence ATGAGAATTAAACTATCTTTTTTAGTAAGTGTGGTTTCATGCTTACTATACGCACAAAGTGCACCCAGCTATTATTCGGGTGTTAATTTTACTAAAAAAGGCAACGCCCTGAAAGAGGACCTCGCCAATTTAATCACCAATACGCACAGCAAAGTGATTTCATACAGTGAGTTGCAGACACTTATGAAAACCAGTGATGTAGATCCTAGCAATTCATCTAACCTGCTACTCATCTATGGTTCTGAGGCATCAGGAACACACCAGCGAAGCCGGCCGAAGGGCGGGTCATGGAACCGCGAGCATGTGTACGCAAAATCCAAAGGGACACCCAACCTCGGGACTTCCGGCCCAGGTGCCGACGGTCATCACCTCCGTCCTGCCGATACTTCACTCAACAGTACCCGCGGCAGTCTGCTGTTTGATGATGGTGCGGGTGCTAAGGCGTACAAAACCAGCCGTGGGGGGTGGTTCCCAGGTGATGAATGGAAAGGTGATGTCGCAAGGATCCTGATGTACATGTACGTAAGATACAACAGCCGCGCGCTGCCACTGAACATCACGATGAATCCCAGCACATATTCCTCTGATTTCCCAGATATACTGCTGAAATGGAACGTGGAAGACCCTGTGTCTGCCTTTGAAATACAACGGAATAACGTGGTAGCACAAACACAGAAGAACAGAAACCCGTTCATCGACAACCCTTATCTTGCGACCGCGATCTGGGGTGGGCCAACTGCACAGAACAACTGGCCAGATACTTTCAGTGGCGGTACTGCGGGCGATACTGAAGCCCCAACAGCTCCTACACAACTCACAGTTACCGCCAAGGCACAGACCTCGGTATCCCTATCCTGGAAGGCCTCTACCGACAACCTGGCTTTAGGAAGCTATGAAGTATATGTAAACGGATTACCGAACATCACGGTATTTGGTACGGAAGCCACAGTTACCGGTCTTGCCCCTGCTACCTCATACACTTTTTATGTCATCGCTAGTGATACCTCTGGCAACCGTTCTGCCGCCAGTAATGTGGCCGAAGCTACTACCACCGCACCACCGACAGGTGTAGGGACTACGTGCGGTACCGAAGATTTCAACAACGTATCGGGCAGTTCTTCGTCTTATTCTGATAAATCCTGGAACAATAACGGTATCAACTGGACGGCTACCTCAGCACGCAATGATTCGCCGGTTTACATTGACGGAAGCCAGGCGATATGCATCAGAAATGGGACCTTGAAGTCTTCCGTTATTTCAGGAGGCATCGGCACTTTGTCCGTAAAAACTTATCTCCCATTCTCTGATACCTCAGCTACGTACACCTTAAAGATCAATGGGGTGGAAAAAGGCAAAATAACCGCTACTAAAACAGCGCAGACGGTTACTGTTGCAAACATCAATGTGGCAGGTGACTTCACCATTGAACTGGTTGCTGATAATTCCAGCGGCGTAAGAATGTCTATTGATGACCTTAGCTGGACCTGCTTTTCAGCGTTATCAACAGATCAGAGTGCGGTGAAGTCTAATAAAATCAAGATTCACCCGAACCCGGTACGAAACAGCGAATTTTCGATTAGTGGGATTGGCAATAAGGAAACCGTAAGCGTGTACAGCCTTAGCGGACAACTGTTGCAGCGCTTCGATAATGTGAACAATCAACAGAAAATCGTGCTGAAAAAACTGGCGAAAGGAGTGTATTTCGTCACTACCAAAACCCAGTCTGCGAAACTGATCATCGACTAA
- a CDS encoding tRNA methyl transferase PRC-barrel domain-containing protein has product MTRKGQIVEIPATSTIYEAGATEGLLTADLLQQAAFPKSYSLFDGFLVGEHEGCEHFALGQRKGIGVGGKKAPLFVIGIDERENRLFVGQGADHPGLKACVFRFALNHAIPSDNFNTATYPLSAQVVSTIQSHLPLAMLHRIGEDLFIVFQNEVPVTILNGSLEVYTDQILHMTIHNSNKRYEN; this is encoded by the coding sequence ATGACCAGGAAAGGACAAATCGTAGAAATCCCTGCTACCTCAACCATTTATGAGGCTGGCGCTACTGAAGGGCTTCTTACGGCTGACCTACTGCAGCAGGCCGCTTTCCCAAAATCATATTCATTATTCGATGGTTTTCTGGTAGGTGAGCATGAGGGTTGCGAACATTTTGCGCTCGGGCAGCGTAAAGGCATTGGGGTTGGCGGAAAAAAAGCCCCACTGTTCGTCATCGGTATTGATGAACGCGAAAACCGCCTATTTGTTGGGCAAGGGGCTGACCACCCGGGTTTGAAAGCATGTGTTTTCCGGTTTGCTTTAAATCATGCGATACCCAGCGATAACTTCAATACGGCCACCTATCCGCTATCCGCACAGGTTGTTTCCACTATCCAATCGCATCTTCCTTTGGCAATGTTGCACCGTATTGGGGAGGACCTCTTCATTGTCTTCCAGAACGAAGTTCCGGTGACGATACTCAATGGCAGCCTTGAGGTATATACTGACCAGATACTTCACATGACGATTCATAATTCAAACAAACGATATGAGAATTAA
- a CDS encoding type IA DNA topoisomerase, producing MKLCIAEKPSVARDIAKVLGADMPKQGYYEGNGYWVTWTFGHLCTLKEPHDYSPHYKSWDLIFLPIIPQSFGIKLIPNPGVEKQFKIIERLVADCEEVINCGDAGQEGELIQRWVLQKAKCKKPVQRLWISSLTEEAIKEGFANLKPGSDYQNLYLAGNARAVGDWLLGINATRLFTRKFGGGNGVLSIGRVQTPTLAMLVQRQKEIDAFTSEEYWELKTTYRDVLFSAAIDRLKTQQKADSGLAYLKQHPFEIVSFEIKEGKEKNPRLFDLTALQVEANRKFGFSADHTLKYIQSLYEKKHTTYPRVDTTYLSENLYPKISGILQRMHHYQALIAPLLDAPIPKSKAVFDDTKVTDHHAIIPTEVPPTASLTKEEKQIYDLVARRFIAVFYPECKISNTLVEGKVGTIPFRANGKQILEPGWRAVYDKDKKEESTKKDKEEEQHIPNFTKGEQGPHEPLVHQGKTSPPKPYTEATLLRAMETAGKQIDDEELREMMKNNGIGRPSTRANIIETLFKRKYIERKKKNIFATPTGIDLIDTIDDELLKSPELTGEWEYKLRKIERGEYEAQLFKEELVTMVTDLTRKVINDNTRTVTFHAKAENAEPKIKKPRKIQEIVWDSHPCPLCSKPLMKGKAAIGCSAHQQCGFRVPFVVMDKKLTEKQLLDLITKRKTTKLKGFNGQAEGILILSDSGEVSLQQN from the coding sequence ATGAAATTATGCATTGCCGAAAAGCCCAGTGTGGCCCGTGATATTGCCAAAGTCTTAGGTGCAGACATGCCTAAACAGGGATATTATGAAGGCAACGGATATTGGGTGACCTGGACCTTCGGGCACCTCTGTACCTTGAAGGAACCTCATGACTATAGCCCGCACTACAAATCGTGGGACCTGATCTTCCTGCCCATCATTCCGCAGAGTTTCGGGATCAAGCTCATCCCGAACCCGGGCGTTGAGAAACAGTTTAAAATCATCGAAAGATTAGTGGCAGACTGCGAAGAGGTGATTAACTGTGGGGATGCGGGACAGGAAGGGGAACTTATACAGCGCTGGGTACTGCAAAAAGCCAAATGTAAAAAACCCGTACAGCGATTATGGATTTCTTCCTTAACTGAAGAAGCCATTAAAGAGGGATTCGCCAACCTAAAACCCGGCTCAGATTACCAGAATCTTTACCTGGCCGGCAATGCCCGTGCGGTAGGCGATTGGCTGCTCGGTATCAACGCTACGCGACTTTTTACCCGAAAATTTGGCGGTGGCAACGGGGTACTCTCTATCGGGCGTGTACAGACTCCTACTTTGGCCATGCTCGTGCAGCGCCAAAAAGAGATTGACGCGTTTACCAGTGAAGAATATTGGGAACTGAAAACCACCTACCGCGACGTACTCTTCAGCGCAGCGATAGACCGGTTGAAAACCCAGCAGAAAGCAGACAGCGGACTTGCTTACCTAAAGCAGCACCCTTTCGAGATTGTGTCGTTTGAAATCAAGGAAGGGAAAGAGAAAAACCCCAGACTGTTTGACCTTACCGCACTACAGGTGGAGGCCAACCGGAAATTCGGGTTTTCCGCAGACCATACCCTCAAATACATCCAAAGCCTTTACGAGAAAAAGCATACCACATACCCAAGGGTAGATACCACTTACCTCTCTGAAAATCTTTATCCCAAGATCTCTGGGATCTTGCAACGCATGCACCATTACCAAGCCCTTATCGCTCCCCTGCTCGATGCGCCTATACCCAAAAGTAAAGCTGTGTTTGATGATACGAAAGTGACCGATCACCATGCCATCATCCCCACCGAGGTACCGCCAACCGCAAGTCTAACAAAAGAGGAAAAGCAAATCTATGACCTCGTCGCCCGACGTTTCATCGCGGTATTTTATCCTGAATGTAAGATATCTAACACTTTAGTGGAAGGAAAAGTAGGTACCATACCCTTCAGGGCCAACGGTAAACAGATCCTGGAACCGGGCTGGCGTGCGGTGTATGATAAAGACAAAAAAGAAGAATCCACTAAAAAGGATAAGGAGGAAGAGCAGCATATCCCGAATTTTACCAAGGGCGAACAAGGCCCACACGAACCCCTGGTACATCAGGGTAAAACTTCGCCACCGAAACCCTATACCGAAGCCACCCTCCTGCGCGCGATGGAAACAGCAGGAAAACAGATAGATGATGAAGAGCTGCGCGAAATGATGAAGAACAACGGTATCGGTCGCCCGTCAACCCGTGCCAACATCATCGAGACACTTTTTAAAAGAAAATACATCGAACGGAAGAAGAAAAACATCTTCGCCACCCCGACCGGCATCGACCTTATTGATACCATTGATGACGAGCTGCTGAAAAGTCCTGAACTTACCGGGGAATGGGAATACAAGCTACGGAAGATAGAGCGTGGCGAGTATGAGGCTCAGCTTTTCAAAGAAGAACTGGTGACGATGGTGACCGATCTTACCCGGAAAGTCATTAATGACAATACCCGCACAGTGACATTTCATGCAAAAGCCGAAAACGCTGAACCCAAAATAAAGAAACCACGAAAGATACAGGAAATCGTTTGGGATTCACACCCATGCCCGTTATGTAGTAAGCCTTTAATGAAAGGTAAAGCCGCTATCGGCTGTTCGGCCCACCAGCAGTGCGGTTTCAGGGTTCCGTTCGTGGTGATGGATAAGAAACTCACCGAAAAACAACTGCTAGACCTCATCACCAAACGGAAGACCACTAAGTTGAAAGGCTTCAACGGACAGGCAGAAGGCATCCTGATACTGTCAGACAGTGGTGAGGTGTCTCTTCAACAGAACTAA
- a CDS encoding peptidylprolyl isomerase: MTIDNNYVVALHYTLNAVEADGTQTFIEKTETENPFVFLYGVGMMLPKFEAELSGLSAGDKRSFTITPEEGYGERQEGATTQLPVEMFEQSGMPPVGAMLPLQDADGNRVNAVVLEVTPDTVVVDLNHPMAGKTLTFDVEIVATRPATEEELNHGHAHGIDGHSGH; this comes from the coding sequence ATGACAATAGACAACAATTACGTAGTAGCACTGCACTACACCCTAAACGCCGTGGAGGCTGACGGAACCCAGACCTTCATCGAAAAAACGGAGACAGAGAACCCTTTTGTATTTCTGTATGGCGTAGGCATGATGCTGCCTAAATTCGAAGCGGAACTTAGCGGCCTAAGCGCTGGCGACAAGCGTTCCTTCACCATCACACCTGAAGAGGGTTATGGCGAAAGACAGGAAGGAGCCACTACCCAACTTCCGGTAGAAATGTTCGAGCAGTCGGGTATGCCACCGGTAGGCGCTATGCTGCCGTTACAGGATGCTGATGGTAACCGCGTAAACGCCGTGGTATTGGAAGTAACACCTGACACGGTTGTGGTAGACCTCAACCATCCGATGGCTGGTAAAACACTGACTTTCGATGTAGAGATTGTAGCTACAAGGCCTGCGACCGAAGAAGAACTCAATCATGGTCACGCGCATGGCATCGATGGCCACAGCGGACACTAA
- a CDS encoding 3-ketoacyl-ACP reductase, which produces MNLKGKNAIITGGGRGLGKAVATALAKEGVNIGLTGRNEENLKAAASELAAFGVKATYAVFSIDDEVKVRQGIETLARELGGVDILVNNAGIGDFGKLNDMSSETWEQVIKTNLFGVYYAAKTVYPYLKEAGAGDIVNVASTAGLKGGPNMSAYAASKAAVISLSQSMMAEWRKENIRVITLTPSTIASDMSIQGGLTDGNPEKILQPEDFAEWVRDILKMNRRALIANGSIFSTNP; this is translated from the coding sequence ATGAACTTAAAAGGAAAAAACGCGATTATTACCGGTGGTGGACGTGGACTTGGGAAAGCGGTTGCGACCGCTCTGGCTAAAGAAGGCGTAAATATTGGCCTCACCGGCCGTAATGAGGAAAACCTAAAAGCCGCCGCCAGCGAGCTGGCAGCCTTTGGTGTAAAGGCGACATATGCGGTATTCAGTATTGATGATGAAGTAAAGGTAAGACAAGGTATCGAAACACTGGCCCGCGAACTTGGCGGTGTGGATATTCTGGTGAATAACGCTGGGATTGGTGATTTCGGGAAATTGAATGACATGTCAAGCGAAACCTGGGAGCAGGTGATTAAAACCAATCTATTCGGTGTATATTACGCTGCGAAAACCGTTTATCCCTATCTGAAGGAAGCCGGGGCCGGCGACATTGTAAATGTGGCTTCAACAGCCGGGCTGAAAGGTGGTCCGAACATGTCCGCTTATGCCGCCTCAAAAGCTGCAGTCATCTCTCTTTCACAATCCATGATGGCCGAATGGCGCAAGGAAAACATCCGGGTGATTACCCTCACACCGAGTACCATTGCCTCCGACATGTCGATCCAGGGCGGACTCACAGATGGGAATCCGGAGAAAATACTTCAGCCCGAAGATTTTGCAGAATGGGTACGTGATATCCTCAAAATGAACCGCCGCGCACTGATTGCGAATGGTTCTATTTTCTCGACAAATCCGTAA
- a CDS encoding HNH endonuclease, whose translation MALFFAVVVRKVKAQLGTDYFLWKMYRTMLRQTLHQSILLKVFYVVRNFIKKYFFSEGYDDTLTNGIALCPNLHRASDRGLISISDDYKVIINKNFVEKPSIYNISQFAGNKISLPINSNFHPALDNLYQHRKRFNF comes from the coding sequence ATGGCTTTATTTTTCGCTGTGGTGGTGAGAAAAGTGAAAGCTCAGTTAGGTACCGATTACTTTTTGTGGAAGATGTATCGTACGATGTTGAGGCAAACACTGCATCAATCTATCCTTCTGAAAGTTTTTTATGTTGTAAGAAATTTTATTAAAAAGTATTTTTTTTCAGAAGGTTATGATGACACATTAACAAACGGAATTGCACTTTGTCCAAATCTTCACAGAGCATCTGATAGAGGCTTGATTTCTATCTCTGATGATTATAAAGTAATTATCAATAAAAATTTTGTAGAAAAACCTTCGATTTACAATATTTCTCAATTTGCAGGAAATAAAATATCACTCCCAATAAATTCTAATTTTCATCCTGCTTTAGACAATCTTTATCAACATCGAAAGAGATTTAATTTCTGA
- a CDS encoding ATP-binding protein → MDKVPIEDNYSGLRYVLHIDEAHNVFKEKKSQEILEKLLREVRSQGVAVMLVSQGIEEFNQPTFDFSEMCQSAFLMQIIDGNNWKSVSKFLGAGEKQRGKINRSMEAINPRQAISNIKEFEFGEIFNTK, encoded by the coding sequence ATGGATAAAGTGCCTATTGAGGACAATTATAGCGGTCTTCGATATGTATTACATATTGATGAAGCCCATAATGTATTTAAAGAAAAGAAATCACAAGAAATTTTAGAAAAATTGTTGCGTGAAGTCCGTTCACAGGGAGTAGCTGTAATGCTTGTTTCACAAGGCATTGAAGAATTTAACCAACCAACATTTGATTTTTCTGAAATGTGTCAATCAGCATTTTTAATGCAAATAATAGACGGCAACAATTGGAAATCTGTTAGTAAATTCTTAGGAGCTGGAGAAAAGCAAAGAGGTAAAATAAACCGATCAATGGAAGCCATTAATCCAAGACAAGCAATTTCCAATATTAAAGAGTTTGAGTTCGGAGAAATTTTTAATACGAAGTAA
- the mnmE gene encoding tRNA uridine-5-carboxymethylaminomethyl(34) synthesis GTPase MnmE: protein MHNDTICAIATANGTGALGIIRLSGEKAVEITNRVFEGKNLEDVKSHTVHYGFIKNGEETVDEVMVSVFLAPKTFTTENSIEITYHGSPYIGKKILEVLLKNGARMAKAGEFTMRAFMNGRIDLSQAESIADLIASENEASRKVALNQLKGGITNEISVLRTDLLNFVSLIELELDFAEEDVEFADRSALQHLLSRIEEKLRSLLDSFQYGNALKNGVAVAILGKPNAGKSTLLNAILKEERAIVSAIAGTTRDTIEEVIHIKGNAFRLIDTAGLRETTDEIERIGVQKAREKVDQAEILIYLTDANTQDLTEDIAMLKPLLRPELKTIICATKTDEAPAHQYKKMEEDFRQQLGTDFTFIEISAKSNHNLEQLKNELSAYVAQLKTGESNVVITNQRHFEALQKSLDAVERVEEAITSRISTELLAYELRNALEHLGEISGEFTNDEVLGNIFSKFCIGK, encoded by the coding sequence ATGCATAACGATACAATCTGCGCGATAGCTACGGCCAACGGAACCGGAGCTCTGGGAATCATCAGGCTTTCGGGCGAAAAGGCGGTCGAAATTACCAACCGTGTTTTCGAGGGTAAAAACCTCGAAGATGTGAAATCGCACACCGTGCATTACGGTTTCATCAAAAACGGCGAAGAAACGGTGGATGAAGTGATGGTTTCAGTTTTTTTGGCACCCAAAACATTCACCACCGAAAATTCCATCGAAATTACCTATCACGGTTCGCCTTACATTGGCAAAAAGATTCTCGAAGTATTGCTGAAGAACGGTGCGCGGATGGCCAAAGCCGGGGAGTTCACGATGCGCGCTTTCATGAACGGTCGAATAGATCTGTCACAGGCGGAATCCATCGCCGACCTCATCGCCTCTGAAAATGAAGCCTCACGAAAGGTGGCGCTGAACCAATTGAAAGGTGGCATCACGAATGAAATTTCGGTGCTTCGCACAGACCTCCTGAATTTTGTATCACTTATTGAACTTGAACTTGATTTCGCTGAGGAAGATGTAGAGTTTGCGGACCGCAGCGCGCTACAGCATCTGCTCAGCCGCATCGAAGAAAAACTGCGTTCACTTCTGGATAGTTTCCAGTACGGAAATGCCCTGAAAAATGGGGTAGCGGTGGCAATCTTAGGGAAGCCCAACGCCGGAAAATCAACGCTGCTGAATGCAATTTTAAAAGAAGAACGCGCCATCGTGAGCGCCATCGCAGGCACCACGCGCGACACCATTGAAGAGGTGATACACATCAAAGGCAACGCCTTCCGCCTGATTGATACCGCAGGTTTACGCGAAACGACCGATGAGATTGAACGCATCGGCGTACAGAAAGCAAGAGAAAAAGTGGATCAGGCAGAAATCCTGATTTACCTCACCGATGCCAACACGCAGGACCTCACAGAAGATATAGCGATGCTCAAGCCCCTGTTGCGCCCTGAACTGAAGACGATCATCTGTGCCACCAAAACCGATGAAGCGCCAGCGCATCAGTACAAAAAGATGGAAGAAGATTTCCGCCAGCAGCTGGGAACGGATTTTACGTTCATTGAGATTTCAGCAAAATCAAACCATAATCTTGAGCAGTTAAAGAATGAACTTTCAGCCTACGTGGCACAGCTGAAAACCGGCGAAAGCAATGTCGTCATTACCAATCAGCGGCATTTTGAAGCATTGCAGAAATCTCTGGATGCCGTAGAACGGGTGGAGGAGGCCATCACCTCGCGCATTTCCACCGAACTGCTCGCCTACGAACTTCGCAATGCCCTCGAACATTTAGGAGAAATCTCAGGCGAGTTCACGAACGATGAAGTATTGGGGAATATTTTTTCTAAGTTTTGTATCGGGAAATAG